The Urocitellus parryii isolate mUroPar1 chromosome 6, mUroPar1.hap1, whole genome shotgun sequence genome includes a window with the following:
- the Tc2n gene encoding tandem C2 domains nuclear protein: MAAEFIKSCCRGCFHGETEKHKFSVERDSKAAVSNSQTTTICIPPLTSVSVKPQVGCTEDYLLSKIPSHGKEVPFVVPKFKLSYIQPRAQGTPSHLEELEGSARASFGDRKVELSSSAQHGPSYDVYNPFYMYQHFSPDLSRRFPPHSEATRLYGSVCDLRTSKLPGSPGLSKSMFDLTSSSQRFIQRHDSLSSVPSSTSSRKNSQGSNRSLDTITLSGDERDFGRLNVKLFYNSSVEQIWITVLQCRDLSWPSSYGDTPTISVKGILALPKPVHFKSSAKEASNVIEFLETFVFAIKLQNLQTVRLVFKIQTQTPRKKTIGECSVSLRTLSTQEMDYSLDIIPPSKFSVCHAELELGTCFQAVNSRIQLQILEAQYLPSSSTPLTLSFFVKVGMFSSGELIYKKKTRLLKASNGRVKWGETMIFPLIQNEKEIVFLIKLYSRSSVRRKHFVGQIWISEDSNSTEAVNQWKETIANPEKVVTKWHKLSPS, encoded by the exons ATGGCAGCAGAATTTATAAAGAGTTGCTGTAGAGGATGTTTCCATGGTGAAACAGAAAAGCACAAGt TTTCTGTGGAAAGAGACAGTAAAGCAGCAGTCTCAAATAGTCAGACTACCACTATCTGTATACCTCCGTTGACTTCTGTTTCTGTAAAGCCTCAGGTTGGCTGTACTGAGGATTATTTGCTTTCCAAAATACCCTCTCATGGCAAAGAAGTACCATTTGTGGTGCCTAAGTTCAAGTTATCTTATATTCAGCCCAGGGCACAAGGAACTCCTTCTCATCTGGAAGAACTTGaag GATCTGCCAGAGCATCTTTTGGAGATCGAAAGGTGGAACTTTCCAGTTCGGCCCAGCATGGGCCCAGCTATGATGTGTACAACCCTTTCTATATGTATCAGCACTTTTCACCTGATTTGAGTCGGCGTTTTCCTCCTCATTCAGAAGCAACAAGACTGTATGGATCAG TTTGTGACCTAAGGACCAGCAAACTTCCTGGTTCCCCTGGCCTAAGCAAATCTATGTTTGATCTTACAAGTTCATCTCAGAGATTCATCCAG AGACATGATTCGTTGTCTAGTGTACCCAGTAGTACATCTTCAAGAAAAAATTCTCAGGGGAGTAACAGAAGCCTGG ATACGATTACTCTCTCAGGAGATGAAAGAGATTTTGGCAGATTGAATGTgaaattgttttataattcttCAGTGGAGCAGATCTGGATCACAGTTTTACAG tgcaGAGATTTAAGTTGGCCTTCTAGTTATGGCGATACTCCCACTATTTCTGTAAAGGGAATACTAGCGTTGCCCAAACCAGTGCATTTCAAGTCATCAGCAAAGGAAGCTTCTAAT gtTATTGAATTTTTGGAAACTTTTGTATTTGCTATTAAACTACAAAATCTACAAACTGTAAGACTTGTATTCAAGATTCAAACCCAAACTCCCAGGAAGAAAACCATTGGAGAATGTTCTGTGTCGCTTAGAACTCTCAGCACACAGGAAATGGATTATTCTTTGGATATAATACCACCTTCAAAATTTTCT GTTTGCCATGCAGAACTTGAATTGGGGACTTGTTTTCAAGCAGTAAATAGCAGAATTCAGCTTCAAATTCTTGAGGCACAGTATCTTCCAAGCTCATCAACACCTCTGACTTTAA GTTTTTTTGTGAAGGTGGGAATGTTTAGCTCAGGAGAGTTGatttataagaagaaaacacGCTTACTGAAGGCCTCCAATGGAAGAGTAAAGTGGGGAGAGACTATGATTTTTCCACTTatacagaatgaaaaagaaattgtttttctcattaaGCTTTATAGTCGAAGCTctgtaagaagaaaacattttgtgGGCCAG ATTTGGATAAGTGAAGACAGTAATAGCACTGAAGCAGTGAACCAATGGAAAGAAACAATTGCAAATCCAGAAAAGGTTGTTACCAAGTGGCACAAGTTAAGTCCATCCTGA